Proteins encoded by one window of Rutidosis leptorrhynchoides isolate AG116_Rl617_1_P2 chromosome 7, CSIRO_AGI_Rlap_v1, whole genome shotgun sequence:
- the LOC139858888 gene encoding transcription factor MYB16-like: MGRSPCCAKVGLKKGPWTPEEDQKLLAYVEEHGHGSWRALPTKAGLQRCGKSCRLRWTNYLRPDIKRGKFTLQEEQTIIQLHALLGNRWSAIATHLPKRTDNEIKNYWNTHLKKRLAKMGIDPLSHKPKNDTLLCIDGQSKSVTNLSHMAQWESARLEAEARLAKQSKLQSMGPTEKHKGSLDPSSTPVKLSGPVYGAPTRCLDILKAWSRVWGNKRNKIDVENENGNDDAVSTTGARESSTNFFEFVGGNSLGSCDDEATGEECELEWECKDDEKQVSLTLENNNISLSSPNNNHNVNEHVPNDNFLESFTDLLLSNSSTSNQCSVQVEGDSNTTLEPNGVNNSTYYEENNKNYWNNILDLVNSSLQDPPLF; the protein is encoded by the exons ATGGGGCGATCTCCGTGTTGCGCTAAAGTAGGATTAAAGAAAGGACCATGGACACCTGAAGAAGATCAAAAGCTTTTAGCCTACGTTGAAGAACATGGTCATGGTAGTTGGCGCGCTTTGCCAACGAAAGCAG GGTTGCAAAGATGTGGAAAAAGTTGTAGGTTAAGATGGACAAATTATCTTAGACCTGATATTAAGAGAGGGAAGTTTACACTTCAAGAAGAACAAACTATAATTCAACTTCATGCTCTCTTGGGTAATAG GTGGTCAGCCATTGCAACTCACTTGCCGAAAAGAACGGATAACGAGATCAAAAATTATTGGAATACTCATCTTAAGAAAAGGTTGGCGAAAATGGGGATTGATCCATTGAGCCACAAACCGAAAAATGATACCCTTTTGTGTATCGATGGTCAGTCAAAAAGTGTGACAAATTTGAGTCACATGGCTCAATGGGAGAGTGCTCGCCTCGAGGCTGAAGCCAGGTTGGCGAAACAATCAAAGCTTCAGTCTATGGGTCCAACTGAGAAGCATAAGGGATCTCTTGATCCCTCATCGACCCCAGTTAAATTATCAGGGCCCGTATATGGGGCACCTACAAGGTGTCTCGATATACTCAAGGCATGGAGCCGGGTTTGGGGCAACAAGCGCAATAAAATAGATgtggaaaatgaaaatggaaacgaTGATGCAGTTTCCACCACCGGAGCAAGAGAAAGCTCTACCAACTTTTTCGAGTTCGTTGGTGGGAATTCATTGGGGTCTTGTGACGATGAAGCCACGGGTGAAGAGTGTGAGCTTGAATGGGAATGCAAAGATGACGAAAAACAAGTTTCGTTAACTTTAGAAAATAACAACATTAGCTTGTCATCACCGAATAACAACCACAATGTTAACGAACATGTTCCTAATGACAATTTCTTAGAAAGCTTTACCGATCTTTTATTGAGCAACTCGAGCACGAGTAATCAATGTAGTGTTCAAGTTGAGGGTGACTCAAACACGACTCTCGAACCTAATGGAGTGAACAATAGTACTTACTATGAGGAGAATAACAAGAATTATTGGAATAACATTCTTGATTTAGTGAATTCTTCACTACAAGATCCACCGTTATTTTAG